The genome window GGCTACGTCGGCATCGGGACGACGAGTCCTTCGAGAAAACTCTTTGTATACGGTGATGCAGGAGGAACAAGTGCGTGGTATAACGACTCGGACCGAGGGCTTAAAAAAGATATTCGAGAAATAGATAACGGCCTTGATCAAGTCCTAAAGTTGAGAGGCGTTTACTTTACCTGGAATGATACTGAAACGCGTGGGGAAGGAAGGCAAGTTGGGATGATTGCTCAGGAGGTGAAGGAGATTGTACCCGAGGTGGTGCAGAAGAAGGGCGACTACTATTCGATAGCTACGGCAAATTTGGTTCCCCTGCTCGTGGAAGCCATCAAAGAACAGCAGAAAGAGATTGACACGCTCAAGGTAAAGCAGGCATCCATGGAGCAGCAGCAGGCCCTGATTTCGGCGCTGTATGAAAAGGTGAATATGCTGGAAAACCAGATGAAGCTGCAGGGGACCGTGGCGCAGGTGGATTATTGAAAAAAATGATTTTGCCACTAAGTCTCTAAGATGCGAGTTTTTCCGTTTGACAGTTGCATTCCATTTCGTATAACATACGAATATATTTTTTTTCTGAGGTGATCTTATGAAGAAAGAAGAACTTTTGTCCAGAATCACGATCGATCCAGATGTGTTGGTAGGCAAACCTACCATCAGGGGGCTTCGAATCAGCGTAGAACAGATCATCAAGGCTCTTGCTCACAGTATCCCGGTTAAAGAGCTCTTAGAAGAATATCCGGAACTCGAACCTGCGGATATTCAGGCAGCTCTTCTCTATGCAGCAGAAATCATTTCTGAAGAGCGCGTTTTCGAACTCAAATAAATATGAAAAAAAGCTTGAAGTTTCTCGTAGATGTTGGAGTCGGGAAGAATATAGAGTCTTGGCTCCGGTCTCAGGAATTTGATGTTCTCGCTGTCAGAGACATCGATCCAAGGATGCGTGATTCAGAAATACTGAAGTTGTCCACTAATGAAAAAAGGGTTGTGATTACGATGGATAAGGATTTTGGTGAACTTGTTTATCACCATAAACAGAGACACATTGGCGTACTCCTTCTCAGAATGGAGGATGCCGGAAGAGATGAAAAGCTTTCTGTTGTACAAAAAGTACTCATCGAGTTTGGCGACTTGCTCGCAGATAGTTTCTGCACTTATCAAAACGGCAAGTTCAGGATAAGGAAATAGAATTTTTTATGTTTTTTTTGTGACTTTGTGGCAAGATGATTACTGTTTGTAACAAGCTATAATTCCGATCGGCTCCCCCACCCGGACGTGTTGTCCCTCTTGAACGGTAAGTTCCACCCGGTCCTTTTCAAAGAGGAGGATGACCGTGGAACCCAGTTCGAAGCGCCCCATCTCCTCTCCTCTCCGGAGGGTAATCGCCGGACGGTACCTCCTCAAGAAAGGGCCTTTGTGAAAGACTTGATTTCTGATCTCGTCGAATGTGATCCGGATCTTTCCCACATTGACGGCCCCGACCATGACCATGGCCATCTGCCCCAGACCGGTTTTCATGTGGACTACCAGGCGTTCGTTGATCACGAAAAGGTTTTTGATCCTGTCGAGGGAGTACCGATTCACCGGAAAGAGCCGGCCGGGGATGTACTGCAATGCCTCGGCCTCTGCATCTGCCGGCACGTGGATCCGGTGGTAATCCGAGGGAGAAAGGTAGAGGGTAACGGATGATCCTCCCAGAAAATCGGCGGCGCGTTCAGGGCCGCCGAGCAGGTCCCGGAGGGTGTATGTCCATGCCTTGGCTTGAAGCAGTGTGCCGTTGCTGACGGGGCCTGAACGGATCACCGTGCCGTCGACTGGAGAGAGAATATGTTTGGGATCCGGGTCTATGGGCCTAACTGATGGTTTCAGTTTCCTGACGAAGAATGCGTTCAGGGTATGGTATTGCGAGGGAGGGAGCTCAGCCTCTGAGAGATTGACATGGTATAGGGCCGCATAGGCGCGGACCAGAATAAGATTCAGCGGGAACGGGAGCGGGATCCTCCCGAACCATCCCGTGATACGGGAGATCAGATGCTTGGGCAAGAGATACAAAAGGCGCAGGAAGAGATGGTCGAGCTTTTTCGCGTAATACCCCATGACGGAATCAGGTCAGCTCTTTTTTGACTTCTCGGGTTTTTTCTTGTCCTTGCCGGCTTCGGGGGATTCGGCCTTTGGTTTCCGGCTCTTTCCCTTCTCCATCACCTTTTTCAGAAGGCTTTTTTTCTTCTCGGGTTTTTCAGGTTCTGTTTTTTTCGGCGCTTTCAGCTCTCTGTCCAGATACTCGATCACGGCCATCACCGCCCCGTCCCCGGGTCTGGTCCGAGTCCGGAGGATCCGCGTATATCCGCCGTTTCTCTCCTTGAAACGAGGCGCCAGGGAATCGAAAAGTTTTTTGACCAGGTCCAGGTCCCGAAGGAGATCAAAGGCCCGCCTCCTGGCGGCAAGCGTTCCTTTCTTTCCGACGGTGATCAGTTTTTCGGCAAAAGGACGAAGCTCCTTGGCCTTAGGGAGGGTGGTTTCAATGGCTTCGTAACGGATCAACGACCCTGCAAGGTTCTTCATCAAGGCGGCCCTGTGGCTCGACGTCCGGCTCAGGGCTCTTCCTGCTATGTTGTGTCGCATGGCACTATCCTTTCGGCATCAAAGCGGCGCTGACTTGAGTCCTATTTTTCTTTTTCTTTGTCTTTTTCTTTTTCTTTGTCAGGCTTGGGCTTTAGAAAACTCGGATCGATTTTCATCCCGAGTGAAAGCCCCATCTCGGTCAAAAGCTCTTTGATCTCGTTGAGCGATTTCCTGCCGAAATTCTTGGTCCGGAGCATCTCGGAATCTGTCTTCTGCACCAGCTCTCCGATGGTCTTAATCTCGGCCTTCTTCAGACAGTTGTAGGAACGGACCGAGAGTTCCAGTTCCTCTACGCTCTTGAGCAGGCAGCTTCTGAAATTTTCATCTTTCTGGTCCACGACGGGCGTTTCTTCCTCGACCTCCTCCTCGAAGTTGATGAAAATCGACATGTAGTCCTTCAGGATCTTGGCGGCATAGGCAATGGCGTCGTCCGGCTTGATGGTCCCGTTGGTCCAGACATCGAGGATCAGCTTATCGTAATCCGTGGCATGACCCACACGGGCATTCTCGACGCTGAAGTTGACCTTCTGGATCGGGCTGTAGACCGCATCCACGGGGATCACCCCGATGCTCTTGCGCCTTTCCAAATCCTCAGAGGCCGGGACATACCCGCGGCCCAGGCGGATCTCCATCTCCATATCCAGCTCAGCATCCTTCTCGAGTGTAGCGATATGATGCTCCGGATTGATGATCTCAATCTCCGCATCGGTAGCGATATCTCCGGCCTTGACCTCCTTCTTCCCTTTGACCTTGAGACGGATCAGCTTGGGCTTGTCGGTATGCATCCTGAAATAGACCCCCTTGAGGTTCAGGATGATTTCCGAGACATCTTCCAGCACACCGGGAATGGTGGAATACTCGTGCATCACCTTTTCGATTTTGACGGATGTGATGGCCGCTCCCTCGATGGAAGCAAGGAGGATCCTCCTGAGGGAGTTCCCGATCGTGGTGCCGAATCCCCGTTCAAAGGGCTGGGCGTAGAACCTCCCGTATGTATCCGTCAAGATCTCGGATTCATAATTTAAATGCTTGGGTTTCTGAAAACCTTTCAATAACATTGCCATAGAAAAGCCCCCTTCATGGGTGAGAATGCCTTTTGGAACAAGAATCATCTTACTTGGAATAGAGTTCCACAATAAGCTGCTCCCGGACAGGAAGAGCGATCTCTTCCCTGGCAGGAAGGTACTTGACCGACGCCTTCATCTCGGATTTGTTTACCTCCAGCCATGCAGGGACCCCCCGCCGATCCACGGCTGAAAAACTCGCCTGAATCGTTTGGATTTTCATGCTCTTTGGCCGGACCGAGATCTCCTCTCCGGGCCGTACCATGAAAGAGGGAATATTGACCTTCTTCCCGTTGACCTGAAAATGTCCATGCCGGATGAGGTGTCTCGACTCGGTCCTTGAATCCGCGAAACAAAGCCTGTATATGACATTATCCAGTCTGGCCTCGAGAAGGCGCAGCAGGTTGTCTCCGGTGATCCCCTTCTTCCGGTCCGCTTCTTTGAAATAGGAACGAAATTGATTCTCCATGACCCCGTAAATACGGCGGACCTTCTGTTTTTCCCTCAACTGCATCCCGTATTCTGAGAGCTTTTTGGGGCGCTGCCCATGCTGTCCCGGGGCGTAGGTTCGGCGTTCCACGCTGCATTTCTCCTTGAAACAGCGTTCGCCTTTTAAAAAAAGCTTTTCCCCTTCCCTGCGGCAGAGCCGGCAGACCGGACCAATATATCTTGCCAATGAACACCTCCTGAAATAGCGGCTTCGTAAAAAGTCATATTGTCCCCTCCCCTGGCGGGAGGGGACAAAGGGGAGGGGGATGATAATGGATTGCAATATAAATACTTGTCACCCTCACCCTAACCCTCTCCCATCAAGGGAGAGGGAGTTTTTGGACTTTTTACGAATCCATTAAGTATCGTATGCTCTCAAAATAAATTTAACCTTGCTCTTGTTCTCTTCTGTCTTCTATTTCCTATTTTCCATTTCCTGTTTTCAGACTCTCCGCCGTTTCGGAGGTCTGCACCCATTGTGAGGAATCGGGGTGACGTCCTTGATCAGCGTGATGTCAAGGCCCGATGCCTGAAGGGACCGGATGGCGGATTCCCGGCCTATGCCGGGGCCCTTGACCAGGACCTCCACCTTGCGGACACCATGCTCCATGGCTTTTTTGGCCGCATTCTCAGCGGCGACCTGAGCGGCAAAGGGTGTGCTTTTGCGGCTCCCTTTGAAACCCTGCCCGCCGGCTGTGGACCAGGCAATCACGTCTCCGCCCACATCCGTAATGGTGACGATGGTATTGTTGAATGTCGCCTTGATGTGGGCCACCGCGTTCTGGACGTTCTTCTTCTCCTTCTTCTTGTGGACCGGGGTTTTCTTTTTCGTCTCTTCCATGATGCCTCCTGACACGGCTTGCCGGCCGTATCCTACCACGATGCCTTTGACCGGCTATACCCAAAATCGGCCATGGGCCGGCGCAGTCTCGTCCCTACTTGGTCTTCAATACCTTTTTAGTCTTGACGGCAACACCGCGTCTCGGTCCTTTGCGCGTCCTTGCATTCGTATGCGTCCTCTGGCCCCTGACCGGAAGTCCCCGTCTGTGCCTGATGCCCCGGTAAACCCCGAGATCCATCAGCCGTTTGATGCTCATGGAGACCTCTTTTCTAAGATCCCCTTCGATACGATAGTCCGATACGATCACATCCCGGATCTTACCGATCTGCTCGCTGGTCAGGTCTTTGATCCGGGTGTTCTCATCTACATCTGACTTTTTCAGGATCTCCTTGGAGCGGGATCGGCCGATACCATAAATATACGTCAGACCGATTTCCACGCGTTTGTTATTCGGTACGTCCACCCCTGCTATTCTTGCCAAAGTCTATCTCCTTTATGCATGCCTGCCTGCGCCCCCGCCGGCAGTCCTTCCGGCAGGGGAAGGTTATCCCTGCCTCTGTTTGTGCTTGGGATTGACACAAATCACACGGACCACATTCTTCCTTCTGATGATCTTGCATTTCTCACACAATTTTTTTACCGAAGCCCTGACCTTCATGTTTTTACTTCCTTTCCCGTATTCCGGACCTTAGTGGCACTATTCGTAAATACGGTGGCATTCGAGTACCGTATGGCGGCCGGGTCAAAGTTGCGCTCCTTGCGGTGTACCGGAGGGGTACGCCTCAGCCGCACGCCTTGATGAGACCACCCTACGACCCTCTCGGTACGTCACCATATTTACGAACAGGGCCACTTAGACTCTATTGACGAGAGCCGCCCCAACCGTTAGAGAAGTTGGTTCTCCAACGGGTCTTACTTGTGCCGGTAGGTAATCCTCCCTCTCGTCAGGTCATAAGGGGACAGCTCGATCTTAACCTTGTCACCGGGAAGGATCTTGATGTAATGAAGGCGCATCTTCCCGGAGATGTGGGCCAGGACCTTGTGCCCGTTTTCCAGCTCGACTCTAAACATGGCGTTCGGAAGCGGCTCCAGGACCGTCCCTTCAACTTCTATCGCATTTTCCTTGGCCATATTTCCTTTATATTCCGTCAGGCCGCCTGGCTCAGAATCCTCGGCCCCTGATTCAAGACGGCAATGGAATGTTCAAAATGAGCCGAAAGGCTCCGGTCCGATGTCACCGTGGTCCAGTTGTCCTCCAAAATCGTCACATCCCAATGTCCCATATTCACCATCGGCTCGATGGCCAGGACCATCCCCTCTTTCAATCTCGGTCCCCTGTTGGGGAACCCGAAATTCGGGATCTGGGGTTCTTCGTGCAGGCTGCGCCCGATCCCATGGCCCACAAAGGCCCTGACCACGGAATAGGAATGACTCTCAACATATTCCTGAATGACGCTGGATATATCAAAGAGCCGATTCTTGACCGTGGCCTTTTGAATCCCCCGGCACAGGGCCTCCTCGGTCACCCGCATCAAACGGGCCGCATCCTCGGAAACGGCGCCGACCGGGTAGGTCCGCGCTGAATCACCGTAGTATCCGTCTAAAACCACCCCGACGTCTATACTGATCAGATCCCCTTCCTTGAGAACCTGTTTTTTTGAAGGGATCCCATGGACCACAACCTCATTGACCGAAGTGCACAGAGTCGCCGGATACCCTTTGTATCCTTTGAATGCCGGCTTAGCCCCGTTCTTCCCGATGAATTCTTCCGCAATACGGTCCATCTCCAAGGTGGTCATCCCGGGCCGGGCCCATTCCCTCAACATCTCCAATAGATGGGCCACGATCTGGTTGGCCTCGTACAGCTTCTCCACCTCATCGGGATGCTTGAGAATGATCATCCCTGCTTCTCAATCACCGCGCGGATCCGGCCGAAGATATCCTCAATCCCTCCGGTCCCATGGA of Nitrospirae bacterium CG2_30_53_67 contains these proteins:
- a CDS encoding phosphatidylserine decarboxylase, whose protein sequence is MGYYAKKLDHLFLRLLYLLPKHLISRITGWFGRIPLPFPLNLILVRAYAALYHVNLSEAELPPSQYHTLNAFFVRKLKPSVRPIDPDPKHILSPVDGTVIRSGPVSNGTLLQAKAWTYTLRDLLGGPERAADFLGGSSVTLYLSPSDYHRIHVPADAEAEALQYIPGRLFPVNRYSLDRIKNLFVINERLVVHMKTGLGQMAMVMVGAVNVGKIRITFDEIRNQVFHKGPFLRRYRPAITLRRGEEMGRFELGSTVILLFEKDRVELTVQEGQHVRVGEPIGIIACYKQ
- a CDS encoding 50S ribosomal protein L17; the encoded protein is MRHNIAGRALSRTSSHRAALMKNLAGSLIRYEAIETTLPKAKELRPFAEKLITVGKKGTLAARRRAFDLLRDLDLVKKLFDSLAPRFKERNGGYTRILRTRTRPGDGAVMAVIEYLDRELKAPKKTEPEKPEKKKSLLKKVMEKGKSRKPKAESPEAGKDKKKPEKSKKS
- a CDS encoding DNA-directed RNA polymerase subunit alpha produces the protein MAMLLKGFQKPKHLNYESEILTDTYGRFYAQPFERGFGTTIGNSLRRILLASIEGAAITSVKIEKVMHEYSTIPGVLEDVSEIILNLKGVYFRMHTDKPKLIRLKVKGKKEVKAGDIATDAEIEIINPEHHIATLEKDAELDMEMEIRLGRGYVPASEDLERRKSIGVIPVDAVYSPIQKVNFSVENARVGHATDYDKLILDVWTNGTIKPDDAIAYAAKILKDYMSIFINFEEEVEEETPVVDQKDENFRSCLLKSVEELELSVRSYNCLKKAEIKTIGELVQKTDSEMLRTKNFGRKSLNEIKELLTEMGLSLGMKIDPSFLKPKPDKEKEKDKEKEK
- a CDS encoding 30S ribosomal protein S4 gives rise to the protein MARYIGPVCRLCRREGEKLFLKGERCFKEKCSVERRTYAPGQHGQRPKKLSEYGMQLREKQKVRRIYGVMENQFRSYFKEADRKKGITGDNLLRLLEARLDNVIYRLCFADSRTESRHLIRHGHFQVNGKKVNIPSFMVRPGEEISVRPKSMKIQTIQASFSAVDRRGVPAWLEVNKSEMKASVKYLPAREEIALPVREQLIVELYSK
- a CDS encoding 30S ribosomal protein S11 — encoded protein: MEETKKKTPVHKKKEKKNVQNAVAHIKATFNNTIVTITDVGGDVIAWSTAGGQGFKGSRKSTPFAAQVAAENAAKKAMEHGVRKVEVLVKGPGIGRESAIRSLQASGLDITLIKDVTPIPHNGCRPPKRRRV
- a CDS encoding 30S ribosomal protein S13, which produces MARIAGVDVPNNKRVEIGLTYIYGIGRSRSKEILKKSDVDENTRIKDLTSEQIGKIRDVIVSDYRIEGDLRKEVSMSIKRLMDLGVYRGIRHRRGLPVRGQRTHTNARTRKGPRRGVAVKTKKVLKTK
- a CDS encoding 50S ribosomal protein L36; amino-acid sequence: MKVRASVKKLCEKCKIIRRKNVVRVICVNPKHKQRQG
- a CDS encoding translation initiation factor IF-1, encoding MAKENAIEVEGTVLEPLPNAMFRVELENGHKVLAHISGKMRLHYIKILPGDKVKIELSPYDLTRGRITYRHK
- a CDS encoding type I methionyl aminopeptidase translates to MIILKHPDEVEKLYEANQIVAHLLEMLREWARPGMTTLEMDRIAEEFIGKNGAKPAFKGYKGYPATLCTSVNEVVVHGIPSKKQVLKEGDLISIDVGVVLDGYYGDSARTYPVGAVSEDAARLMRVTEEALCRGIQKATVKNRLFDISSVIQEYVESHSYSVVRAFVGHGIGRSLHEEPQIPNFGFPNRGPRLKEGMVLAIEPMVNMGHWDVTILEDNWTTVTSDRSLSAHFEHSIAVLNQGPRILSQAA